The following are encoded in a window of Oncorhynchus mykiss isolate Arlee chromosome Y, USDA_OmykA_1.1, whole genome shotgun sequence genomic DNA:
- the LOC110510059 gene encoding choline-phosphate cytidylyltransferase B-like has product MVGRRRGSRATRGSQKPQQQSTGGPRKRLREPALFAKEAGYESEVPHEKLTIAQAKRGTPAIRPVRVYADGIFDLFHSGHARALMQAKNLFPNTHLIVGVCSDELTHRYKGYTVMTESERYEALIHCRYVDEVVRDAPWTLSPDFLKIHKIDFVAHDDIPYTSAGSEDVYKHIKEAGMFVATQRTDGISTSDLITRIVRDYDLYVRRNLQRGYTASDLNVSFIREKKIRLQNQVDRMKETVKTVEEKSKHFVHSVEEKSQDLIHKWEEKSREFISNFLESFGPGGAWHVIQEKSGRMLQALSPYASPVASPRGSPSSSPTRGRSPSPPSSQSPRSPRSSATYPKGASAHPSTSLSSMSEGDDDEK; this is encoded by the exons ATGGTGGGAAGGAGACGCGGCTCCAGAGCCACCAGGGGGTCACAGAAGCCCCAACAGCAAAGCACGGGGGGACCCCGCAAG AGGCTGAGAGAGCCAGCATTATTTGCCAAGGAAGCAGGATATGAGTCGGAGGTCCCTCATGAAAAGCTGACCATCGCCCAAGCCAAGAGAGGCACACCAG CAATCCGGCCGGTCCGAGTCTATGCTGATGGGATCTTTGACCTCTTCCACTCTGGACATGCTCGCGCTCTGATGCAAGCCAAGAACCTGTTCCCCAACACACATCTCATAGTGGGAG TCTGCAGTGATGAACTCACACACCGGTATAAGGGCTACACGGTGATGACAGAGTCTGAGCGCTACGAAGCCCTGATACACTGTCGCTATGTGGATGAGGTGGTACGGGACGCTCCCTGGACCCTCAGCCCTGACTTCCTGAAGATACATAAG ATTGACTTTGTAGCGCATGATGATATCCCATACACGTCTGCTGGATCAGAGGATGTCTACAAACACATCAAGGAAGCAG GGATGTTCGTGGCCACACAGAGGACAGACGGCATCTCTACATCTGACCTCATCACCAGGATAGTGAGAGACTACGACCTCTATGTCCGACGTAACCTGCAGAGAGGCTACACAGCCAGTGACCTCAACGTTAGCTTCATCAGG GAGAAGAAAATCCGTCTTCAAAACCAGGTGGATCGTATGAAGGAGACGGTAAAGACAGTAGAGGAGAAGTCCAAGCACTTTGTGCACTCGGTGGAAGAGAAGAGCCAAGACCTCATCCACAAGTGGGAGGAGAAGTCCCGGGAGTTCATTAGTAATTTCCTGGAGTCTTTTGGTCCAGGTGGAGCGTGG CATGTGATCCAGGAGAAAAGTGGACGCATGCTCCAGGCTCTGTCACCCTACGCATCGCCCGTCGCCTCGCCCCGTGGCTCCCCCAGCAGCAGCCCCACCAGAGGGCGCTCCCCATCGCCTCCCTCCTCTCAATCCCCTCGTTCTCCTCGTTCCTCCGCCACCTACCCCAAGGGTGCCTCTGCCCATCCCTCAACTTCCCTCAGCAGCATGAGTGAGGGGGATGACGACGAGAAATAG